The window GACCTCCTCGCGCGGCGGGGCGAGGTGGCGGTGTCGCGGCGCGAGAGTCGCAGCCGGGTGTGGGATCTCGCCGAGCGCGTGTACCCCGCCGGTCTCCCCGAGATCGACGACGACACCGCCGCAGCCGAGCTCGAGACCCGGCGGCTGAGGGCCGCGGGCCTCGCCCGCGAGAGGTCGGGATGGACGCGGGTGGGCACGGCGGGCGAGCCTGCCGAGGTCGAGGGATCTCCATGGAGATGGCGCGTCGATCCCGAGGCGCTCGACGCGGCCGACATCGACGTCGACGGTCGCGTGGCCCTTCTCAACCCCTACGACAGTCTGCTGTTCGATCGCCCGCGCCTGACCGAAGCCTTCGACTTCGACTACGTGCTCGAGCAGTTCAAGCCCAGGGGAGAGCGGCGGTACGGGTACTTCGCCCACCCCATCCTCCTGGGTGACCGCTTCGTCGGGATGCTGGATGCCGAGCTCGAGCGCGACGCCGAGGTGCTGCGGGTCAACGCGGTCCACGAATTCCTCCCGTTCGAGCGGGAGGAGACCGACATCGTCCGCGCCGAGATCAGCGACCTCGCCGACTGGCTCGGCGTGCGCCTGACCGGGCTGGACTGAACGGCCCGGCGGGAGGCGGGATCAGGCGGTGCCGAGCGACACGGGTGCCCGCTCGGTGGAGGGGATCCAGCCCAGCGACGGCGCAACGTCCCTCGCGAACGACTCGACGAGACGCAGGTTGAACGCGACCCCGAGCTGGCTCGGGATGGTCAGCATGAGGGTGTCGGCGCTCATCACGGCGGCGTCCTCGCGCAGCTGCTCCACGAGCACGTCGGGTGCGGCGGCGTAGGTCTTGCCGAAGGTGGAGCGGAAGCCGTCGATGTAGCCCACGCCGTCGCCGTCCTGCCGGCCGCCGAAGTACAGCTCGTCCTCCGCGCTCGTGATCGGGAAGATCGACCGGCTCACCGAGACGCGGGGCTCGCCGGGGTGACCCGCCTCGCGCCACGCGGCGCGGAAGGCGTCGATCTGCTCCGCCTGGAGGATGTCGAAGGGAAGCCCCCGGTCCTCAGTGAGGAGGGTGGATGACATGAGGTTCACTCCCATGCGGCCGGCCCATTCGGCGGTCTCGCGGTTTCCGGCGCCCCACCAGATGCGCGATCGCAGGCCGGGGGAGTAGGGCTCGATGCGCTGGAGGCCGCTGCCGCCGCCGAAGGGGCTCGACGGGTCGCGCTCGGCGATCCCGTTGCCCTCGATCGCGTGCAGGAACGTCCCGAAGTGGTCGCGGGCGAGGTCTGCGCCGCGGGGATCCTCCGCGCCGGTGTATCCGAAGGCTTCGTACCCGCGCACCACCGTCTCGGGTGACCCGCGGCTCACGCCGAGGGCCAGTCGGCCACCGCTGATGAGATCGACCGACGCAGCCTCCTCCGCGAGGTACAGGGGGTTCTCGTAGCGCATGTCGATGACCCCGGTGCCCATCTCGATGTGCCGCGTCCGAGCCGCGATCGCCGCGAGGAGCGGCATGGGCGAGGACTGCTGGCGCGCGAAGTGGTGCACGCGGAACGAGATGCCGTTCACCCCGAGGTCATCCATCCCCTGCGCGAGGTCGATGGCCTGGAGCATCGACTCGCCGGCGCTCAGCTGCCGACCTCCGCCGAGCGGACCGTAGTGACCGAACGAGAGGGTGCCGAAACTCTTCATGCGAGGAACAACCCCCGCCGGCCGATTCACATTCCCGAGAATGGATCGGATGCTTCGTCGCGGCCGATCACGGGCTCGATGTCGAGGGTCAGATCGATGATCTGCCTCAGCAGTCCGCCCATCGTGGTCGCGCGCAGCAGGGTGAACCGGTCGAGCTCGCCGAGGGGGGCGATCGCGGCGAGCTGCCAGGCCGATTCGACCGGGTCTTCGGACAGCTCGATGTTCGGGTCGTAGGACGCCACCCCGGCGGCTTCGGCCTTGCCCAGCACGCGTCGCACGATGCTTTCGGCCTCGGTGCGCAGCGGCGTCAGCGCGTCATCCCAGGTCAGCTCCGGAAGCGTCGTGACGTCGGCGACGGGGTGCGGATCGTCGTCCAGCCATGCGTCCACGGTGACGCGCTGCTCGCCGACGGCGAGGACGAAGATGTCGTCCTTTCCGACCTGCACCTGCGCCAGGCGCGCCATGGTGCCGAAGGAACTGCGCTGGTCGCCGCCGCCCGCCTCGGGCCCGCGCTCGATGAGCACCACGCCGAACTGCGGATTCTCCTCGTCGAGGAGGCGGCCGAGCATCGTGAGGTAGCGCGGCTCGAAGATGCGCAGCGCCAAGGGCGCGTGGGGGAAGAGCACGCTGCCGAGGGGGAACATCGCCACCTGCGTCACACCCTCAGTCAACCAGCGGATGACCCGGCGCGGGCGGTTTCCCGCGGGATCGCCGTCGCGGGGCATCCGGAGCCGTCGGGGCCTGCGAGGCGTAGCCTGAGAGCATGCGTCATCCGTCACCCGACCCCGTCGCGCCAGGGCAGGAATCGGTCTGGGACTACCCGCGGCCGCCGCGGATCGAGAAGGTCGACGCCCGCGTCACGATCACCCTCGGCGGTGAGGTGATCGTCGACACCGGCGACGTGGTCCGGGTGCTCGAGACCAGTCATCCACCGGTGTACTACCTGCCGATCGGCGCGTTCGTCGAGGGTGCGGTCACCGACGGCGTCGGATCGTCGTTCTGCGAGTTCAAGGGGGCTGCGCGCTACCTCGACGTGCGCGGCGGCGGCGAGAGCCGGCCCGCGGCGGCGTGGAACTATCCGCGGCCGAGCGGCGGGTACGAGCTGCTCGCGGATCGCGTGGCGGTCTACGCGCAGGCGATGGACCGCTGCACGGTCGACGACGAGCTCGTCACGCCGCAGCCCGGAGGCTTCTACGGCGGATGGATCACCTCGCGCGTCGCCGGGCCGTTCAAGGGCGTCGCAGGCTCCATGGGGTGGTGAGGGCGCCCGGGCGGAACCGGGCTGCGTGATAAAGTCGGCGACGGAAGCGTGTCCGAGCGGCCTAAGGAGCATGGCTGGAATCCATGTAGGCGGGGTAACTCGCCTCGCAGGTTCAAATCCTGTCGCTTCCGCGTCGAGGCCCTCATCCCCCGGGATGAGGGCCTCTCCCTTTCACGGGAATGATCGCGACAGCATGCGTCGTTGTCATCCGGGGTCACGTGACGGCGTGCCCCGCCCGGCTCGCCGTAGCCTCGACCAGGCCGTCCTCACCCCCGGACGGACCGACGACCCCCCAGGAGAGATATGAGTTCCGCCACGAGCGCTTCCCCCGCGACCTCCCGGCCCACCACGCCGCAGAGGTCGCGCGCCCGCCGCATCCTGACCTCGTTCGGGTTCCAGATCACCCTCGCCCTCGTGCTCGGGGTCGTGCTGGGTCTGGTGGCCCGTCAGCTCGGGCCCCTCCCCGACGGCAGCCCGAATCCCCTCGCGGCGACCCTCGGCACGATCGGCGACTCGTACGTCACGCTGCTGAAGACCGCGGTCATCCCGCTCATCTTCTTCGCGATCGTGGCGAGCATCGCCCAGCTGCGTCGCGTCACGAACGCGGCCCGCCTCGCCGGGCAGACCCTGCTGTGGTTCGCTATCACCGCCCTCATCGCGGTCTCGATCGGCATCGGGCTCGGCGTCACGATCCAGCCGGGAGCCCGTGTCGACCAGACGGCGCTGACCACCGCCGAGCCTTCCACCGTCGGCACCTGGTGGAACTTCCTCGTGGGCCTCGTGCCGCAGAACGTGTTCGGGCTCACCGTGTCGACGTCGGTGGACGCCGAGACCGGTGCCGCGGTGTCTTCCGTCGGCTTCAACGTGCTCCAGGTGATCGTCGTCGCCGCCGCCGTCGGCATCGCCGCGCTCAAGCTCGGCCGCCGCGCCGAGCCGTTCCTCACCTTCACCGAGTCGACCCTCAAGGTCATCCAGCGCGTGCTGTGGTGGATCATCCGCATCGCCCCCCTCGGCACCCTCGGGCTCATCGCCTCGGCGGTCGTCGAGTACGGGTGGGAGAAGCTCACCACCCTCGCCTGGTTCGCGCTCGCCGTCTACGCCGGCCTCGCGCTCGTGCTCTTCGTGGTCTATCCCACGCTCCTGCGCAGCCACGGTCTGTCCATCCGGCAGTACTTCTCCGGCGTCTGGCCTGCCGTTCAGCTGGCCTTCGTCAGCCGGTCGTCGATCGGCACGCTGCCGCTGACCCAGCGGGTGACCGAGCGCAACCTCGGCGTCCCGCGCGAGTACGCGTCGTTCGCCGTGCCGTTCGGTGCGACGACCAAGATGGACGGCTGCGCGGCGATCTACCCGGCGATCGCGGCGATCTTCGTGGCGCAGTTCTTCGGCATCGACCTGACGATCTGGCAGTACGTGCTCATCGCGCTGGTCTCCGTCGTCGGCTCTGCGGCGACGGCCGGCACCACCGGGGCGACGGTCATGCTCACCCTGACGCTCTCGACGCTCGGGCTGCCGCTCGAGGGCGTCGGGCTCCTCCTCGCGATCGACCCCATCCTCGACATGGGCCGCACCGCGGTGAACGTCGCCGGGCAGGCGCTCGTGCCGACGATCGTCGCGAAGCGCGAGGGCATTCTCGACGTCGAGCTCTACGACGCCCCGCGCGGGGATGTGCCCTTCGCAGACGACTCCGACGACGTCGCCGCTGACGACGCCCCCGGGCGGAACGGGGCGGATGCCGCGGACCGGCCTACGTCGGACGAGTTCGAGGGCCCCGCGGCACCCCCGCAGCTGCAGCCGTCGTCCCGCTGATCCCGCCCCCGCCGCCGAGCGCCCACCTCCCCGCGGCGAGAGTGCATCCGCGGGCCGAGAACGTGGGTGACCCCCGCGCCTTCGGCGCCCAGATGCACTCTCGCGGAGGACGGGCGGGGGCGGCGCGTCAGCCGGCAGGGCGGGACGCGCCCCGGCCGGCGCCGGCGTACAGCGAGCCGGGACGGATGATGAGCGAGCGCGGCACGAGCTGGGCGAGGATGCGCCGCGCCGGCGGCGCGGCAGCCAGCAGACCCGCCCGGACCTCGCTGGCCGCGGTCGCCATCGCCTCGCCCTGACCGAAGCCATGACGCCCGCCGGGCGCGTAGCTGGCCCGCTCGATCGCGCCGATGAGAACGCCCATCGCCTCTGAGGGCGCCCCGGCTTCGCCGACGAGTCGGGAGCCGAGCGCGCGGGGGCTCTCGCTGACCGGCGACGGGATGCCGAGGTCGATCGCGGTGTCCTGCACGACCGCCCATGCCGCGGCGGCATCGCCGGCCCGCGCGCCGGACACCTGCTGCCTGCGGCGGAGATCCCGGACGAGGAGGGGGATCCCCAGGACGACCAGCACGGCGAACACCACGGCCACCGTCGGGAGGGCGTCGACCTCGGCGTCGGGCGCGGCGGTCCCGGCATCCGGTGTCAACGGCTCGCCCGTGTCGGGGTCGACGGCGTCGGGCACGTCGGCGGGAGCGGATGCCTCGGGGGCGGCGTCGGCCCCGTCGGCGGTCTCACCCGGGGCGGAGGTCTCGGGAGAGAAGCGGGTCGGCTGACCCAGACCGTTGGTCGGCTCGAACGGAATCCAGCCGACGCCGTCGAAGTAGATCTCGGGCCAGGCGTGCAACTGCCCCGACATCACCGAGTACACGGTCTGGAACTCCACCGCGTCCCCGGTCGAGGTCCCCGGGAGGTATCCCACGACGATGCGGCTGGGCATGTCGAGGGTCCGGGCCATGAGGGCGAACGCCGAGGCGTAGTGGATGCAGTACCCCTCGCGCACCTCGAGGAACTGCGCGACCGCTTCGGCGCCGCTGCCGTCGAAGCCCTCCTCGACCGGCGCGTCGAGGGAGTAGCGGAAATCGGTGCCCCGGAACCAGCTCTGCAGCGCCAGGAGAGCGTCGTAGTCGGAGGCCGCGCCGGCGGTCACCTCGGCGGCGAGCTCGCCGACGATGGGAGGCAGATCGGCGGGAAGCCCGAGCGTGTCGGCGCGCACTCCCTCGCCCCCGGCCGAGCGCGCGCGGATCTGCTCGAGCGTCGGTCGCGGGACGCTCGAGGTCACCTCGTAGTCCTGACCCTGCGTCCCGCCCTGGCGGGCCTCGACCGTGCGGTTGTAGGGGAACGCCCCCCACACTCCGTCGAGTCCGTCGATGACGGTCGCCGGGTACGACACCGGAAGCCACGTGGAGTTGAGATTGCGGATCTCCACGGTCGTCGAGTACTCCGCCACCTCGATCTCGGGGTCGACCGGGAGGGCGGTCAGAGCCTCGGCGCTGTCGAGCGGGTAGGAGCGACCGCTGTCGGGTTCCCACACCGCGCCGGTGAACTCGGTGAGAGTCGTTGCCCGCAGGTACGGCGGGGTGGGCGCGTCGCTGCGCATGCGCAGCACTTCGACCTCGCGAGGCCGGCGGAGGTCGTCGCCGAGTTGCAGCGTGGCGTCGATGCCGGGCCCGGGACCGAGCTCTCCCGACCCCGGCCGGATCGTGGGCTGGGGGAGGAGGGGGGTGGCCACGAGGGCCACGACGACGGCGATGGCGCCGATGCCGACCGCAGTCGCCGAGACCCCCGTTGCGCGGGTCGCCTCGGTCGTCGCCGGCTCTTCCCGCATGCGGGTGTCGGTGCGGATGAGGAAGAGGATGGCCGCGGCCAGCAGCGCGAAGGCG of the Microbacterium invictum genome contains:
- a CDS encoding DNA glycosylase AlkZ-like family protein: MHRLSRDQARRIIVRAQLLDADRPGDVVEVAEQLGYVKIDPTAVIAPCEHTVLWSRIGWSYETGQLKKAVEIDRLLFEFQGAFRPMSLLPLLRPGMRRHPERESSRQWLEANAGFRADVLARLRAEGPLTSREIPDTAAEARRPDGWSGSNQVPLMLDLLARRGEVAVSRRESRSRVWDLAERVYPAGLPEIDDDTAAAELETRRLRAAGLARERSGWTRVGTAGEPAEVEGSPWRWRVDPEALDAADIDVDGRVALLNPYDSLLFDRPRLTEAFDFDYVLEQFKPRGERRYGYFAHPILLGDRFVGMLDAELERDAEVLRVNAVHEFLPFEREETDIVRAEISDLADWLGVRLTGLD
- a CDS encoding LLM class flavin-dependent oxidoreductase, translated to MKSFGTLSFGHYGPLGGGRQLSAGESMLQAIDLAQGMDDLGVNGISFRVHHFARQQSSPMPLLAAIAARTRHIEMGTGVIDMRYENPLYLAEEAASVDLISGGRLALGVSRGSPETVVRGYEAFGYTGAEDPRGADLARDHFGTFLHAIEGNGIAERDPSSPFGGGSGLQRIEPYSPGLRSRIWWGAGNRETAEWAGRMGVNLMSSTLLTEDRGLPFDILQAEQIDAFRAAWREAGHPGEPRVSVSRSIFPITSAEDELYFGGRQDGDGVGYIDGFRSTFGKTYAAAPDVLVEQLREDAAVMSADTLMLTIPSQLGVAFNLRLVESFARDVAPSLGWIPSTERAPVSLGTA
- a CDS encoding LON peptidase substrate-binding domain-containing protein, yielding MTQVAMFPLGSVLFPHAPLALRIFEPRYLTMLGRLLDEENPQFGVVLIERGPEAGGGDQRSSFGTMARLAQVQVGKDDIFVLAVGEQRVTVDAWLDDDPHPVADVTTLPELTWDDALTPLRTEAESIVRRVLGKAEAAGVASYDPNIELSEDPVESAWQLAAIAPLGELDRFTLLRATTMGGLLRQIIDLTLDIEPVIGRDEASDPFSGM
- a CDS encoding DUF427 domain-containing protein — encoded protein: MRHPSPDPVAPGQESVWDYPRPPRIEKVDARVTITLGGEVIVDTGDVVRVLETSHPPVYYLPIGAFVEGAVTDGVGSSFCEFKGAARYLDVRGGGESRPAAAWNYPRPSGGYELLADRVAVYAQAMDRCTVDDELVTPQPGGFYGGWITSRVAGPFKGVAGSMGW
- a CDS encoding dicarboxylate/amino acid:cation symporter, which translates into the protein MSSATSASPATSRPTTPQRSRARRILTSFGFQITLALVLGVVLGLVARQLGPLPDGSPNPLAATLGTIGDSYVTLLKTAVIPLIFFAIVASIAQLRRVTNAARLAGQTLLWFAITALIAVSIGIGLGVTIQPGARVDQTALTTAEPSTVGTWWNFLVGLVPQNVFGLTVSTSVDAETGAAVSSVGFNVLQVIVVAAAVGIAALKLGRRAEPFLTFTESTLKVIQRVLWWIIRIAPLGTLGLIASAVVEYGWEKLTTLAWFALAVYAGLALVLFVVYPTLLRSHGLSIRQYFSGVWPAVQLAFVSRSSIGTLPLTQRVTERNLGVPREYASFAVPFGATTKMDGCAAIYPAIAAIFVAQFFGIDLTIWQYVLIALVSVVGSAATAGTTGATVMLTLTLSTLGLPLEGVGLLLAIDPILDMGRTAVNVAGQALVPTIVAKREGILDVELYDAPRGDVPFADDSDDVAADDAPGRNGADAADRPTSDEFEGPAAPPQLQPSSR
- a CDS encoding DUF3488 and transglutaminase-like domain-containing protein; protein product: MPSAEPSSRRAADLLLTAGVFAALIAALLPLMRVVRPTGWLLGTLVIVAAVLATGYVARRFRLPAVAVSLIEVLVWAAFVTAVFFRDTAFLLVIPTVETFREIPDVLSAAGEEIALGVAPLAPSGPLALLIVGATGLLAVVIDHVVLTARMPLLAGVGLIAVSLIPAIAVPAEIDVVAFALLAAAILFLIRTDTRMREEPATTEATRATGVSATAVGIGAIAVVVALVATPLLPQPTIRPGSGELGPGPGIDATLQLGDDLRRPREVEVLRMRSDAPTPPYLRATTLTEFTGAVWEPDSGRSYPLDSAEALTALPVDPEIEVAEYSTTVEIRNLNSTWLPVSYPATVIDGLDGVWGAFPYNRTVEARQGGTQGQDYEVTSSVPRPTLEQIRARSAGGEGVRADTLGLPADLPPIVGELAAEVTAGAASDYDALLALQSWFRGTDFRYSLDAPVEEGFDGSGAEAVAQFLEVREGYCIHYASAFALMARTLDMPSRIVVGYLPGTSTGDAVEFQTVYSVMSGQLHAWPEIYFDGVGWIPFEPTNGLGQPTRFSPETSAPGETADGADAAPEASAPADVPDAVDPDTGEPLTPDAGTAAPDAEVDALPTVAVVFAVLVVLGIPLLVRDLRRRQQVSGARAGDAAAAWAVVQDTAIDLGIPSPVSESPRALGSRLVGEAGAPSEAMGVLIGAIERASYAPGGRHGFGQGEAMATAASEVRAGLLAAAPPARRILAQLVPRSLIIRPGSLYAGAGRGASRPAG